The Prunus persica cultivar Lovell chromosome G7, Prunus_persica_NCBIv2, whole genome shotgun sequence genome has a segment encoding these proteins:
- the LOC18769635 gene encoding rab escort protein 1: protein MTELPSYLPIELETTTFDLIVVGTGIPESVIAAAASATGKTVLHLDPNDFYGSHSASIHLNDLTSFLNYHANLPSTAAANTNSASSSHDFTALNLSLRSLYSNVETSNYAPETVAQHSTKFSVDLGGPRVFLCADKATDLLIKSGVNSYLDFKGIEASFIWDGSGRLCDVPDSRSAIFKDKSLSLLEKNQLMRFFKLVQRHLGASDGNDEGRESSKISEEDLESPFVEFLKKMRLPPKIKLIILYAICMVDYDQDNLEVCKSVLKTRDGMERLALYQNSIGRYGASGALLYPTYGLGELSQAFCRRAAVKGCIYVLRMPVTALLMDQNSGQYKGVRLASGEDMFSHQLVLDPTFVVPLPPASSPPDLRESFQVLSLKDDKRKVARGICIINSSLKPDISQFLLIYPPRSLFPEQDTSIRALQIGGGLDKLAVCPSGMFVLYFSGLCDDAGQGKRLLHAAMNALLTLPVSESGSAAGSEDAEVKPTLLWSMLYIQELTTVPIGQYENIISTPTLDGNINFSDLIESTVVLFQKMYPDEVFFPETPSSPEVPENSEDDTELSLEN, encoded by the exons ATGACTGAATTACCTTCGTACCTTCCAATCGAACTTGAAACCACAACCTTTGACCTTATCGTTGTTGGGACAGGCATCCCCGAATCAGTAATCGCCGCCGCAGCCTCTGCCACCGGAAAAACCGTCCTCCACCTTGACCCAAACGACTTTTACGGCAGCCACTCTGCCTCTATTCACCTTAATGACCTCACTTCCTTCCTAAATTACCATGCTAACCTACCCTCCACCGCCGCCGCCAATACCAACTCTGCAAGTAGCAGCCATGATTTCACCGCCCTAAATCTCAGCCTCCGATCCCTATACTCCAACGTTGAGACTTCCAACTATGCCCCCGAAACAGTAGCACAACACTCCACAAAATTCAGTGTCGACCTTGGCGGGCCAAGGGTTTTTCTTTGCGCCGACAAAGCTACCGACCTTCTGATCAAATCGGGCGTAAACTCGTATTTGGATTTCAAGGGCATCGAAGCGAGCTTCATTTGGGATGGAAGTGGGAGGCTTTGTGATGTGCCGGACTCTCGATCAGCAATATTCAAAGACAAGAGCTTGAGTCTTCTAGAGAAGAACCAACTCATGAGGTTCTTCAAGCTTGTTCAGCGGCATTTGGGAGCCTCTGACGGCAATGATGAAGGGAGGGAAAGTTCGAAGATTTCAGAGGAGGATTTGGAGAGCCCCTTTGTTGAGTTCTTGAAGAAGATGCGGTTGCCGCCCAAGATAAAATT GATTATTCTGTATGCCATTTGCATGGTAGATTATGATCAAGATAACTTGGAAGTTTGTAAATCTGTGCTTAAGACCAGAGATGGGATGGAGCGGTTAGCCCTCTACCAAAATTCAATTGGCAG GTATGGTGCATCTGGGGCTTTGCTTTATCCTACTTATGGTCTTGGGGAGTTATCACAAGCCTTTTGCCGTCGCGCTGCTGTTAAAGGTTGCATTTAT GTTCTGCGAATGCCAGTGACAGCTCTGCTTATGGACCAG AATAGTGGACAATACAAAGGTGTTAGATTAGCTTCAGGCGAGGATATGTTTAGTCATCAGCTGGTTTTGGATCCAACCTTCGTAGTCCCTTTGCCGCCAGCTTCATCTCCCCCAGACCTGAGAGAaagttttcaagttttaaGTCTGAAAGATGATAAAAGAAAGGTGGCTAGGGGAATATGTATAATTAACAGTTCCTTGAAGCCAGatatatcacaatttttgcTCATATATCCTCCTAGAT CTTTGTTTCCTGAGCAGGATACTTCAATTCGGGCTCTCCAGATAGGAGGCGGCTTGGACAAACTGGCTGTTTGTCCATCAGGCAT GTTTGTGTTGTACTTTTCTGGTTTATGTGATGATGCAGGACAGGGGAAAAGGTTGCTACATGCGGCCATGAATGCTCTTCTCACCCTTCCTGTTTCTGAAAGTGGTTCCGCAGCTGGTAGTGAAGACGCAGAAGTAAAACCCACCCTGCTTTGGAGCATGTTATACATTCAGGAGCTCACAACGGTGCCCATT GGTCAATATGAAAATATCATCTCCACTCCGACGCTAGATGGAAATATTAACTTCAGTGATCTGATAGAATCAACAGTGGTG CTTTTCCAGAAGATGTATCCAGATGAGGTATTCTTTCCGGAGACACCCTCCTCCCCTGAGGTGCCTGAGAATTCAGAGGATGATACCGAGCTTAGTCTAGAGAACTAA
- the LOC18771588 gene encoding heterogeneous nuclear ribonucleoprotein F isoform X2, with product MQVEFALHRDRQNMGRRYVEVFRCKRQDYYNAVAAEVNYEGIYDNDYQGSPPPSKSKRFSDKDQMEYTEILKMRGLPFSVKKSEILDFFGEFKVVEDRVHIACRPDGKSTGEAYVEFVSAEEAKKAMCKDKMTIGSRYVELFPSTPDEARRAESRSRQ from the coding sequence ATGCAGGTTGAGTTTGCTCTTCATAGAGATCGTCAGAACATGGGGCGGAGGTATGTCGAAGTTTTCCGGTGCAAGAGGCAGGACTACTACAATGCTGTTGCAGCGGAGGTAAACTATGAAGGTATTTATGATAATGACTATCAAGGAAGTCCTCCTCCATCTAAATCAAAGAGGTTCAGCGACAAGGACCAAATGGAGTACACTGAGATATTGAAGATGCGCGGTCTCCCCTTCTCTgttaaaaaatctgaaattcttgatttttttggagAATTCAAGGTTGTAGAAGATAGGGTGCATATTGCTTGCCGCCCGGATGGAAAATCTACTGGAGAGGCATATGTTGAGTTTGTTTCTGCGGAAGAGGCCAAAAAGGCAATGTGCAAGGACAAGATGACAATTGGGTCGAGGTACGTGGAGCTGTTTCCATCGACACCAGATGAAGCTAGACGGGCTGAATCCAGATCAAGGCAGTGA
- the LOC18771588 gene encoding heterogeneous nuclear ribonucleoprotein H2 isoform X1, with the protein MYGSRGAMLGSGGVSDGYEVGSKRPRMMDSNPYFAVSSGTSGFQPYNYGGGYQPPAFPVARLRGLPFNCTDIDIFKFFAGLDIVDVLLVNKNGRFSGEAFVVFAGPMQVEFALHRDRQNMGRRYVEVFRCKRQDYYNAVAAEVNYEGIYDNDYQGSPPPSKSKRFSDKDQMEYTEILKMRGLPFSVKKSEILDFFGEFKVVEDRVHIACRPDGKSTGEAYVEFVSAEEAKKAMCKDKMTIGSRYVELFPSTPDEARRAESRSRQ; encoded by the exons ATGTACGGATCGAGAGG GGCAATGTTGGGAAGCGGGGGGGTTTCGGACGGGTACGAGGTCGGCTCAAAGAGACCAAGAATGATGGACTCGAATCCCTACTTCGCAGTGAGCAGCGGCACAAGTGGCTTTCAACCTTACAACTATGGTGGGGGTTATCAGCCCCCTGCCTTTCCTGTGGCCCGTCTCAGGGGGCTTCCTTTCAACTGCACTGATATCGACATCTTCAAGTTCTTTGCGGGACTGGATATTGTTGATGTGTTGCTGGTCAACAAGAATGGACGCTTCTCAGGAGAGGCCTTTGTAGTCTTTGCTGGACCCATGCAGGTTGAGTTTGCTCTTCATAGAGATCGTCAGAACATGGGGCGGAGGTATGTCGAAGTTTTCCGGTGCAAGAGGCAGGACTACTACAATGCTGTTGCAGCGGAGGTAAACTATGAAGGTATTTATGATAATGACTATCAAGGAAGTCCTCCTCCATCTAAATCAAAGAGGTTCAGCGACAAGGACCAAATGGAGTACACTGAGATATTGAAGATGCGCGGTCTCCCCTTCTCTgttaaaaaatctgaaattcttgatttttttggagAATTCAAGGTTGTAGAAGATAGGGTGCATATTGCTTGCCGCCCGGATGGAAAATCTACTGGAGAGGCATATGTTGAGTTTGTTTCTGCGGAAGAGGCCAAAAAGGCAATGTGCAAGGACAAGATGACAATTGGGTCGAGGTACGTGGAGCTGTTTCCATCGACACCAGATGAAGCTAGACGGGCTGAATCCAGATCAAGGCAGTGA
- the LOC18769524 gene encoding uncharacterized protein LOC18769524 — protein MAVQAQYPSNILFLNRNSQEGHDYSLQAQPGGYLDQSHMLFNNGGGAVNNTINQRKRGRETSAATEISPSILPFSLQQQSQPPPPQLIDLSQLYSNNHDHNNPNVVSTGLRLSFGWLRVGTCTRVWLREGWVTGEGWLKGGVE, from the exons ATGGCAGTTCAAGCTCAATACCCTTCAAATATCCTCTTTCTAAACAG AAACTCACAAGAAGGGCATGATTATTCCTTACAAGCACAGCCAGGAGGATATCTTGATCAATCCCACATGCTATTCAAcaatggaggaggag CAGTCAATAATACTATCAATCAGCgcaaaagaggaagagaaactTCAGCTGCCACTGAAATCTCACCTTCAATCCTTCCTTTCTCTCTGCAACAACAATCccaacctcctcctcctcagcTCATCGACCTCTCCCAACTTTACAGCAACAACCACGACCACAACAATCCCAATGTGGTCTCCACGGGCCTCCGTTTATCCTTTGGATGGTTGAGGGTAGGTACATGTACAAGAGTATGGCTGAGGGAAGGATGGGTGACGGGAGAGGGGTGGCTGAAAGGTGGGGTTGAGTAG
- the LOC18770062 gene encoding uncharacterized protein LOC18770062, giving the protein MKMEAWNLAEAKLQADRRNHEAGMDLDVHNAADEVNVDALWQHREHVDQVLTPTKDTVLSHCPGCCEQLLVYNKENLNALHIVIADDDSLLPTLKERSSAKAEMEEVEEKKGGSSCRGFSVFKCGKDADVILKEVKEAHLVMATLIATVTFVAGFAMADYESEKGGGQASPARNAALIVFVVTDTLALCMSACSVLMHFYLPGPNAIVLSLSSTMSALIFMAIAFISGAYAASGHSPGLAVAASVLGCWYFWAAFFMLGRPSAKAFLRHFNHAATAA; this is encoded by the exons atgaaaatggaggcTTGGAATTTGGCCGAGGCCAAGCTACAAGCAGATCGGAGAAACCATGAAGCTGGCATGGATCTTGATGTACACAATGCTGCAGACGAGGTCAATGTTGATGCCCTTTGGCAGCACAGAGAGCACGTTGACCAAGTGTTAACCCCAACCAAGGACACAGTTCTTTCGCACTGTCCTGGTTGCTGTGAGCAGCTACTGGTTTATAACAAGGAAAACTTGAACGCTTTACACATTGTTATAGCTGATGATGATTCTCTGCTGCCGACACTGAAG GAGCGCTCAAGCGCTAAAGCCGAAAtggaggaggtggaggagaaGAAAGGTGGTAGTAGCTGCAGGGGATTCAGTGTGTTCAAATGTGGCAAAGACGCTGATGTAATATTGAAGGAAGTGAAAGAAGCTCATCTGGTAATGGCTACATTGATAGCAACTGTGACTTTCGTAGCGGGATTCGCCATGGCTGATTACGAAAGCGAAAAAGGAGGCGGCCAAGCTAGTCCAGCAAGAAATGCAGCTTTGATAGTTTTTGTTGTAACAGATACACTGGCCCTGTGTATGTCGGCTTGTTCTGTCCTGATGCACTTTTATTTGCCAGGGCCGAATGCCATTGTTTTGTCCTTATCTTCGACCATGTCCGCCTTGATTTTCATGGCGATTGCATTCATTTCTGGGGCATATGCAGCATCAGGTCATTCTCCGGGGCTTGCCGTGGCGGCTAGTGTGCTCGGCTGCTGGTACTTTTGGGCAGCTTTCTTCATGCTTGGCCGTCCATCTGCCAAAGCTTTTCTGAGGCATTTTAATCATGCTGCCACTGCAGCTTAG